In Massilistercora timonensis, the following are encoded in one genomic region:
- a CDS encoding Hsp20/alpha crystallin family protein, with protein sequence MMMPSIFGENLFDDDWMDFPFDRFDREFWGRKNPLYGKHAKNMMKTDIREHDEGYELDIDLPGFKKDEIKVELDNGYLTISAAKGLNKDEKDKKGKYIRQERYTGAMQRSFYVGDALTQEDVKAKFENGILKLSLPKKDAKAIEEKKGIAIEG encoded by the coding sequence ATGATGATGCCTAGTATTTTTGGAGAAAACTTATTTGACGACGATTGGATGGACTTCCCCTTCGACCGGTTTGACAGAGAATTCTGGGGCCGGAAGAATCCGTTGTACGGGAAACACGCTAAGAATATGATGAAGACCGATATCCGGGAGCACGATGAAGGCTATGAGCTGGACATTGATCTGCCGGGATTCAAGAAGGATGAGATCAAGGTAGAACTGGACAACGGTTACCTGACCATTTCCGCAGCCAAAGGGCTGAACAAAGATGAGAAAGATAAGAAGGGTAAATACATCCGCCAGGAGCGTTACACAGGGGCTATGCAGAGAAGCTTCTATGTAGGAGACGCCCTCACTCAGGAGGATGTAAAGGCCAAATTCGAGAACGGGATCCTGAAGCTGAGTCTTCCGAAGAAGGACGCGAAAGCCATCGAGGAGAAGAAAGGGATCGCCATCGAAGGCTAA